A stretch of Synechococcus sp. MIT S9220 DNA encodes these proteins:
- a CDS encoding FAD-binding domain-containing protein — protein sequence MPPQPSPTSLSWSEQPGDLPRDLVDRRALDRLLAEQFPEADGRLSPLRGGRDAAETTLSRIDPRRYTKSRNHLKGAVTGLSPYIRHGVLSLAEVRDAVFQRIRNRDEGSKLINELGWRDFWQRMWRDLGDGIHDSQEELKTGHDPGSYARELPEDIRNGTTGLACMDGFQSELITRGWLHNHARMWMAAYVVHWRKVHWKAGADWFLEHLLDGDPSSNHLSWQWVASSFSHKPYFFNKGNLERFSDGQFCRSCSSSERCPFEGSYEQLEDQLFASQGAIRDVPARRNRNQQQRSGRQQGLNRSGHAAMARPKR from the coding sequence GTGCCCCCGCAACCCAGCCCAACTTCTCTGTCATGGTCTGAACAGCCAGGGGATCTTCCCAGAGACCTTGTGGACCGCAGAGCCCTCGATCGCCTGCTGGCTGAACAGTTTCCAGAAGCTGACGGCAGGCTCAGCCCGCTGCGCGGAGGTCGAGACGCCGCAGAGACAACACTGAGTCGAATCGACCCGCGGCGTTACACCAAAAGCCGCAATCACCTCAAAGGCGCGGTGACTGGCTTATCCCCTTACATCCGCCACGGTGTGCTCAGCCTTGCGGAAGTGCGTGACGCCGTATTCCAGCGCATTCGCAACCGCGACGAGGGAAGCAAGTTGATCAATGAGCTGGGATGGCGCGATTTCTGGCAGCGGATGTGGCGCGACCTCGGCGATGGCATCCACGACAGCCAGGAAGAGCTGAAAACCGGACATGATCCTGGCTCCTACGCCCGAGAGCTCCCTGAGGACATCCGCAATGGAACAACAGGTCTGGCCTGCATGGACGGATTCCAGAGCGAGCTCATCACCCGTGGCTGGCTGCACAATCACGCCCGCATGTGGATGGCGGCTTACGTGGTGCATTGGCGCAAAGTGCACTGGAAGGCTGGCGCAGACTGGTTTCTGGAGCATCTTCTTGATGGAGACCCTTCCAGCAACCATCTGAGTTGGCAATGGGTGGCCAGCAGCTTCAGCCACAAGCCCTACTTCTTCAACAAAGGCAATCTTGAGCGGTTTAGCGATGGCCAGTTCTGCAGGAGCTGCTCCAGCAGCGAACGCTGTCCATTTGAGGGCAGTTATGAGCAGCTGGAAGATCAGCTGTTCGCAAGCCAAGGCGCCATTCGTGATGTTCCCGCCAGACGCAACCGCAACCAGCAGCAACGCTCAGGACGACAACAGGGGCTGAATCGAAGCGGTCATGCGGCCATGGCCCGACCCAAGCGATAA
- a CDS encoding FAD-binding domain-containing protein yields the protein MSTPRTLFWHRRDLRLADNSGLQAAVALGQAVTGVYVLDPDLITPPPQLPPMAPARLWFLVESLVELQQRWRQAGSRLLVLAGDPVVLLPQLAALLDAPTMVWSRDVEPYARERDRQVAKALQADGRKLLVDWDQLLVAPESLKTGGGDPYRVYGPFLRNWRGQVERLGPRTTPAPEGLQDLNQSQLQQISSAEGDLGRLCSQGQSELERLRSSHGFAGTDLCPCRPGEIAAADQLATFADGPLLGYEPDRNFPGQQGTSFLSAALSVGTISPRQAWCAAQSAKEIVRSDEQQHAITVWEQELGWREFYQQALFHFPELADGPYREQWRRFPWENSEEWFGFWREGQTGMPIIDAAMRQLNQSGWMHNRCRMIVASFLVKDLICDWRWGERAFMELEVDGDLAANNGGWQWSASSGMDPKPLRIFNPATQASKFDAEADYIRHWLPELRHVNTKDLLSGEIGALERRGYPALLIDHKKQQAHFKQLYATIRS from the coding sequence ATGAGTACCCCTCGCACGCTGTTCTGGCACCGCCGCGATCTGCGTTTGGCGGACAATTCAGGTCTTCAGGCGGCCGTGGCACTGGGCCAGGCTGTTACGGGCGTTTATGTGCTCGATCCGGATCTGATCACGCCACCACCCCAGCTGCCGCCGATGGCACCCGCTCGGTTGTGGTTTCTGGTGGAAAGCCTGGTTGAACTGCAACAGCGCTGGCGTCAGGCCGGGAGTCGCCTGTTGGTGCTGGCTGGTGATCCGGTTGTGCTGCTGCCGCAGTTGGCGGCCCTCCTGGACGCACCCACCATGGTTTGGAGTCGCGATGTAGAGCCCTATGCCCGCGAGCGCGACCGTCAGGTGGCCAAGGCTCTGCAGGCCGATGGGCGCAAGCTGCTGGTCGACTGGGACCAGCTGCTGGTGGCGCCGGAGTCTCTCAAAACCGGCGGAGGTGACCCTTACCGCGTGTATGGACCTTTTCTGCGCAATTGGCGTGGTCAGGTCGAACGGCTCGGCCCACGCACCACACCAGCTCCAGAAGGCCTGCAGGATTTAAACCAGTCCCAGCTTCAGCAGATCAGCTCTGCAGAAGGAGATCTTGGTCGGCTTTGTTCCCAGGGACAGTCCGAGCTTGAGCGTTTGCGCAGCAGCCATGGCTTCGCTGGCACCGACTTGTGTCCTTGTCGCCCTGGAGAAATCGCAGCAGCGGATCAGTTGGCAACGTTTGCTGACGGTCCTCTGCTTGGCTACGAGCCTGACCGTAATTTTCCTGGGCAGCAGGGGACCTCATTCTTAAGTGCGGCTTTGAGTGTCGGCACGATCAGTCCCAGGCAGGCATGGTGTGCTGCCCAGAGCGCCAAGGAGATCGTGCGCAGTGATGAACAGCAACATGCGATCACGGTCTGGGAGCAGGAGCTGGGCTGGCGTGAGTTTTACCAGCAGGCCTTGTTCCATTTCCCCGAATTGGCGGATGGTCCTTACCGCGAGCAATGGCGACGCTTCCCCTGGGAGAACAGCGAAGAGTGGTTTGGATTCTGGAGAGAGGGCCAAACAGGGATGCCGATCATCGACGCAGCGATGCGTCAGCTCAACCAGAGCGGATGGATGCACAACCGCTGTCGCATGATCGTTGCTTCTTTTCTGGTCAAAGACCTGATCTGCGACTGGCGCTGGGGCGAGCGAGCCTTCATGGAGCTGGAGGTGGACGGCGATCTTGCGGCCAACAATGGCGGTTGGCAGTGGAGTGCCAGCAGTGGGATGGATCCAAAGCCCTTGCGAATTTTCAATCCCGCGACGCAGGCATCAAAGTTTGACGCTGAAGCTGACTACATCCGTCATTGGTTACCTGAGCTGCGCCATGTGAACACCAAGGATCTGCTCAGTGGTGAGATCGGTGCACTGGAGCGACGCGGATACCCGGCGCTCCTGATTGATCACAAGAAACAGCAGGCCCACTTCAAGCAGCTGTACGCCACCATCCGTTCCTGA
- the fabI gene encoding enoyl-ACP reductase FabI — protein MLLDLTGKKILVTGIANNRSIAWGIAQQLKAAGAELGITYLPDDKGRFETKVRELTAPLEPSLFLPLNVQDSDQMESVFAEIQQKWGVLDGLVHCLAFAGKEELIGDYSATSSEGFARALEISAYSLAPLCRHAKPLFSEKAGVVTLTYLGAERAIPNYNVMGVAKAALEASVRYLSAELGPDKQVRVNAISAGPIRTLASSAIGGILDMIHNVEEKAPLRRTVTQTEVGNTAAFLLSELSSGISGQTIYVDAGYCINGM, from the coding sequence ATGCTTCTCGATCTCACGGGCAAGAAGATCCTCGTTACCGGCATCGCCAATAATCGATCGATTGCCTGGGGCATCGCGCAGCAGCTCAAAGCGGCGGGTGCCGAACTGGGCATCACCTATCTGCCCGACGACAAAGGTCGTTTTGAGACCAAGGTGCGTGAGCTCACTGCGCCGCTTGAACCCTCCTTGTTTCTGCCTCTGAATGTTCAGGATTCCGATCAGATGGAATCCGTTTTTGCAGAGATTCAGCAGAAGTGGGGCGTCCTCGATGGATTGGTGCATTGCCTCGCTTTTGCGGGCAAAGAGGAGCTGATCGGTGATTACAGCGCCACCAGCTCCGAAGGATTTGCTCGTGCACTCGAGATCAGTGCCTATTCCCTGGCTCCCCTTTGCCGTCATGCCAAGCCGTTGTTCAGTGAGAAAGCCGGCGTGGTCACGCTCACTTACCTAGGCGCTGAACGAGCCATTCCCAACTACAACGTGATGGGTGTGGCCAAGGCCGCTCTGGAAGCGTCCGTGCGCTACCTCTCCGCTGAGCTCGGTCCTGACAAGCAGGTGCGAGTGAACGCCATCAGTGCAGGACCGATTCGCACCCTGGCCAGCTCCGCGATTGGCGGCATTCTCGACATGATTCACAACGTGGAGGAGAAAGCACCGCTGCGCCGCACCGTCACACAGACGGAAGTGGGTAACACCGCTGCATTCCTGCTGAGCGAGTTGTCGAGCGGAATTTCCGGCCAAACCATCTATGTGGATGCCGGCTACTGCATTAACGGCATGTGA
- the hisB gene encoding imidazoleglycerol-phosphate dehydratase HisB, whose protein sequence is MRTGEIHRVTGETDVKVCLDLDGSGKCQASTGVPFLDHMLHQISSHGLIDLEINAVGDTHIDDHHSNEDVGIAVGQALAQALGDRRGIVRFGHFVAPLDEALVQVVLDCSGRPHLSYNLTIPKEKIGRYDTELVKEFFVAVVNNSGLTLHIRQLDGTNSHHIVEACFKAFARALRMATEIDPRRAGAVPSSKGVLEQAGAN, encoded by the coding sequence ATGCGTACGGGTGAGATCCATCGAGTCACCGGTGAAACCGATGTGAAGGTGTGCCTGGATCTGGACGGCAGTGGCAAGTGCCAGGCCAGCACCGGCGTGCCCTTCCTGGATCACATGCTCCATCAGATCAGCAGCCATGGCCTGATCGATCTGGAGATCAATGCGGTGGGTGACACCCATATCGATGATCACCACTCCAATGAGGATGTGGGCATTGCTGTCGGACAGGCCTTGGCACAGGCGTTAGGTGATCGCCGCGGCATCGTGCGTTTCGGCCACTTCGTCGCGCCGCTGGATGAAGCGCTGGTGCAGGTCGTGCTCGATTGCTCCGGTCGACCCCATCTCTCCTACAACCTCACGATTCCGAAAGAGAAGATTGGTCGCTACGACACCGAACTCGTCAAGGAATTTTTCGTTGCGGTGGTCAATAACAGCGGCCTCACCCTCCACATCCGTCAGCTGGATGGAACCAATTCCCATCACATCGTTGAAGCCTGTTTCAAGGCCTTCGCAAGGGCTTTGCGCATGGCGACAGAGATCGACCCCCGGCGCGCTGGCGCGGTTCCGAGCAGCAAGGGTGTGCTCGAACAGGCTGGAGCGAACTGA
- a CDS encoding thioredoxin family protein: MALTPSTMLPLGEVLPAFQLPVVSGSLRNGTDAATLSDSELPAQPLLVMLICAHCPFVKHVEPELSRIAEDYGPALTLLAVSSNSLTTHPQDGPEGLRHQAKQQQWRFPYLLDEQQNLAKALKGACTPEFYLFSPDEAGLQTLHYRGQLDGSRPGNEVPLDGRDLRRAVEAVLNGQPVNQDQQPSVGCNIKWHPGQEPPWFGAPA, translated from the coding sequence ATGGCTCTCACTCCCTCGACCATGCTGCCCCTTGGCGAGGTGCTGCCTGCCTTCCAGTTGCCCGTGGTGAGCGGAAGCTTGAGGAATGGCACTGACGCAGCCACTCTCAGCGACAGCGAGCTGCCCGCACAACCGCTGCTGGTGATGCTGATCTGTGCTCACTGCCCGTTTGTGAAGCATGTGGAGCCCGAGCTGAGCAGGATCGCCGAGGACTACGGCCCAGCCTTGACCCTGCTGGCCGTCTCCAGTAACAGCCTCACCACCCATCCACAGGATGGTCCCGAAGGCTTACGTCATCAGGCAAAACAGCAGCAGTGGCGTTTTCCCTATCTGCTCGATGAGCAGCAGAACCTGGCCAAAGCCCTCAAGGGCGCTTGCACGCCGGAGTTCTATCTGTTCAGCCCCGATGAGGCAGGCCTTCAGACCTTGCACTATCGGGGCCAGCTCGACGGCAGCCGCCCAGGAAACGAGGTGCCATTGGATGGCCGCGATCTGCGCAGGGCAGTGGAAGCGGTCCTCAATGGCCAGCCTGTCAACCAAGACCAGCAACCATCGGTTGGCTGCAACATCAAGTGGCATCCCGGACAAGAGCCACCGTGGTTCGGGGCACCGGCTTAA
- a CDS encoding carotenoid oxygenase family protein produces MTVATAAERFNRSEWASAFRNVEQELTDVALQPARGEVPSELLGTLYRNGPGLLERDGQRVHHPFDGDGMITAIQFNAEGVSLTNRFVRTAGWQAEEAAGKVLYRGVFGSQKPGGPLANAFDLRLKNIANTGVVQLGDQLLALWEAAEPHALDPHTLETHGISLLGGVLKKGEAFSAHPRFDPGHHDRPRMVTFGVNTGPRSTIRLMEFATEDDSAAGIKAGDLLNDRRDSFNGFAFLHDFAITPNWAVFLQNAIDFNPLPFVLGQKGAAQCLQSKPDGQAKFWLIPRDSGAHAGEVPRIVDAPEGFVFHHLNAWEQEGDVVVESIYYSDFPSIGPDVDFAAVDFDLIPEGLLEQCRINLQNATVQTTRLSERCCEFAMVNPEKEGLPCRFAWMAAAAREQGNDPLQVVKKLDLVSGERQIWSAVPHGFVSEPLMVPRPGASAEDDGWVLELVWNGDREGSDLVILDAADLRELAVFELPLAIPHGLHGSWVDAR; encoded by the coding sequence GTGACCGTCGCTACCGCCGCTGAACGTTTCAACCGGTCCGAATGGGCAAGCGCCTTCCGCAATGTGGAGCAGGAGCTCACCGATGTTGCGCTTCAGCCGGCGAGGGGCGAGGTTCCCTCCGAGCTACTGGGAACCCTCTACCGCAATGGCCCTGGGCTGCTGGAGCGTGACGGTCAGCGCGTGCACCATCCCTTTGATGGTGACGGCATGATCACCGCGATTCAGTTCAATGCTGAGGGGGTTTCGCTGACCAATCGGTTTGTGCGTACCGCTGGTTGGCAGGCCGAGGAAGCGGCCGGCAAGGTGCTGTATCGAGGCGTGTTCGGAAGCCAGAAACCCGGAGGTCCGCTGGCCAATGCCTTCGATCTGAGGTTGAAAAACATCGCCAATACCGGCGTTGTGCAGCTTGGCGACCAACTGCTCGCGCTCTGGGAAGCTGCTGAACCCCATGCACTCGACCCCCACACCCTCGAGACCCACGGCATCAGCCTTTTGGGTGGTGTTTTGAAGAAAGGCGAGGCCTTCAGTGCCCATCCTCGCTTCGATCCCGGTCATCACGATCGGCCGCGCATGGTCACCTTCGGGGTCAATACCGGCCCTCGCAGCACCATCCGCTTGATGGAATTCGCCACCGAAGATGATTCCGCCGCCGGGATCAAGGCAGGAGACCTTCTCAACGACCGTCGCGACAGCTTCAACGGCTTCGCTTTCTTGCACGATTTCGCCATCACTCCTAACTGGGCGGTGTTTCTTCAAAACGCGATCGACTTCAACCCGCTGCCTTTTGTTCTCGGCCAGAAAGGTGCGGCCCAGTGTCTGCAGTCGAAGCCGGATGGTCAGGCCAAGTTCTGGCTGATTCCACGGGACAGTGGCGCCCATGCTGGAGAGGTCCCACGGATTGTGGATGCACCCGAGGGCTTTGTGTTTCACCACCTCAATGCCTGGGAACAGGAGGGAGATGTGGTGGTGGAGAGCATCTACTACAGCGATTTCCCCTCGATCGGTCCCGATGTCGACTTTGCCGCTGTTGACTTCGATCTGATTCCTGAGGGGCTGCTTGAGCAGTGCCGCATCAACCTGCAGAACGCCACGGTGCAGACCACGCGCCTGAGCGAACGCTGCTGTGAGTTCGCGATGGTGAATCCCGAGAAAGAGGGGTTGCCCTGCCGTTTCGCCTGGATGGCGGCAGCAGCGCGTGAGCAGGGCAATGATCCGCTTCAGGTGGTCAAGAAACTTGACCTGGTCAGCGGTGAGCGCCAGATCTGGAGTGCTGTTCCCCACGGCTTTGTGAGTGAGCCACTGATGGTTCCCAGGCCTGGTGCCAGCGCTGAAGACGATGGCTGGGTGCTGGAACTGGTCTGGAACGGTGATCGCGAAGGGTCCGATCTTGTGATTCTTGATGCTGCTGATCTACGCGAGCTGGCGGTGTTCGAGCTGCCGTTGGCAATCCCCCATGGCCTTCATGGCAGCTGGGTTGATGCCCGCTGA
- a CDS encoding BCCT family transporter: MPDPSTLQDGTSETSAWWQRKPLWIGAGPLLVFLVVAAVDLKLAQHFTSSGKAIVSNALGGLWQWMVLLLFVIAIVLAISPIGSLRLGGAEAKPSLKFFDWCAVLICTLLAGGGVFWSAAEPLFHFRDPAPYFVGVDGSTAAAVDPSLAVSFLHWGFLAWALVATTVTITLSIQEQRGEPLRPRTLLVGILPSRWVEGPLGDLADGLYVVAAIAGTVGPLGFLSLQLSNAAGMLPAFTDSAGLQSLVVVLLTAVFATSTVSGIQRGIKWLSELNVWLTLGLAAALLLLGPGLWLVQHFISAFGLYLTNLPRMALAPNSSPGNWVNGWTVFYWGWFLGYAPLMGLFTAGVSRGRTLRELVLAVAILCPIVTNIWFTLLGGSGMQLELANPGSISGPLTASGESGALLAILGQLPLSWLLIPVGLVLVVLFMATSADSMSYAAAMVVSAKSTPPALLRLFWALMIGSLTLVLLRIGTSLGDNTSINALQAFIVITAVPVTPLVLLSLWTAPRLAWKEWRQRQPAQS; the protein is encoded by the coding sequence TTGCCCGACCCATCAACCCTCCAGGACGGCACGTCTGAAACCAGCGCGTGGTGGCAACGCAAGCCCCTGTGGATCGGCGCAGGCCCGCTGCTGGTCTTTCTGGTGGTCGCAGCCGTTGACCTCAAACTGGCGCAGCATTTCACCAGCTCAGGCAAAGCCATTGTGAGCAACGCTCTCGGCGGCCTCTGGCAGTGGATGGTGCTGCTGCTGTTTGTGATTGCCATCGTGCTGGCCATCAGCCCGATCGGGAGCTTGCGCCTGGGAGGAGCTGAAGCCAAACCAAGCCTGAAGTTCTTCGACTGGTGTGCTGTGCTGATTTGCACGCTGCTGGCCGGCGGAGGTGTGTTCTGGTCTGCAGCCGAACCGCTGTTCCACTTCCGGGATCCCGCGCCCTATTTCGTTGGAGTTGACGGATCGACCGCAGCTGCAGTTGATCCCTCTTTGGCCGTGAGCTTCCTGCACTGGGGATTCCTGGCCTGGGCTCTGGTGGCAACAACGGTGACGATCACACTCTCGATCCAGGAGCAACGCGGCGAACCTTTGCGCCCACGCACGCTGCTGGTTGGCATTCTTCCCAGCCGCTGGGTGGAAGGTCCCCTGGGAGACCTCGCGGATGGCCTCTACGTGGTGGCGGCCATCGCAGGAACCGTGGGACCACTGGGGTTCCTCTCTCTTCAATTGAGCAACGCCGCAGGGATGCTGCCTGCTTTCACCGACAGCGCCGGGCTCCAGTCTTTGGTGGTGGTGCTGCTCACTGCAGTGTTTGCCACGTCCACCGTGAGTGGAATCCAGCGAGGCATCAAGTGGCTGTCTGAGCTGAACGTCTGGCTGACCCTTGGTCTTGCCGCAGCTCTGCTGCTGCTGGGCCCAGGGCTTTGGCTGGTTCAGCACTTCATCAGCGCATTCGGGCTCTATCTCACCAACCTGCCGCGCATGGCTCTTGCCCCCAACAGCAGTCCAGGCAACTGGGTGAATGGCTGGACCGTGTTCTATTGGGGCTGGTTCCTCGGCTATGCACCGCTGATGGGTCTGTTCACGGCAGGGGTGAGCCGCGGCCGCACTCTGCGCGAACTGGTGCTGGCAGTGGCCATCCTCTGCCCGATCGTGACCAACATCTGGTTCACATTGCTCGGCGGTTCTGGCATGCAACTGGAACTCGCCAACCCCGGCTCCATCAGCGGCCCGCTCACAGCCAGCGGTGAATCGGGAGCACTACTGGCGATTCTCGGCCAGCTTCCCCTGTCCTGGCTCCTGATTCCGGTCGGCCTTGTGTTGGTGGTCCTGTTCATGGCCACCAGTGCCGACTCCATGAGTTATGCCGCAGCCATGGTGGTCAGTGCCAAGAGCACACCACCAGCGCTGCTGCGGTTGTTCTGGGCTCTGATGATCGGCAGCCTCACCCTGGTGTTGCTGCGTATCGGCACCAGCCTGGGCGACAACACCTCGATCAACGCTCTGCAGGCCTTCATTGTGATCACTGCCGTGCCGGTCACTCCCCTGGTTTTACTGAGTCTCTGGACGGCACCACGTCTGGCCTGGAAGGAATGGCGCCAGCGGCAGCCGGCTCAGAGCTGA
- a CDS encoding DegT/DnrJ/EryC1/StrS aminotransferase family protein has product MQVPPFSLSQQLADLGPELDEAALRVLRSGQYIGGTEIQSFETAFAAVVGTAHTVGCNSGTDALILALRALGIGAGDEVITASFSFFATAEAISAVGATPVFVDVDPRTYLIDLNQITAAITPSTKALIPVHLFGRPVDMTRLMAIANDHNLVVVEDCAQATGASWNGRPVGSWGDIGCFSFFPTKNLGAAGDAGAVTCHDAALAQRMRELAVHGMPRRYLHTELGYNSRLDAMQAAVLNVKLPRLTQWVERRRQIAQRYREALQDVPGLLIPDSSAGNGHGWNQFVVRVTVCPADISSNPNHPPSEFGLPSSHCRDWLKQSLQEKGVSTIIYYPIPIHCQPAYADQHQDTRLPVTEQLCSEVLSLPIFPELSSEQQEQVISVLRSLLIQTAPLDSQTCSVAA; this is encoded by the coding sequence ATGCAGGTGCCTCCCTTCAGCCTCAGTCAGCAGCTCGCCGACCTGGGGCCGGAACTCGATGAAGCCGCGCTGCGTGTGTTGCGCAGCGGGCAGTACATCGGTGGCACTGAAATCCAATCGTTTGAAACGGCCTTCGCGGCAGTGGTCGGCACTGCCCACACTGTTGGCTGCAACAGCGGCACCGATGCCCTGATCCTGGCCCTGAGAGCCCTTGGCATCGGAGCCGGTGATGAGGTGATCACAGCCTCCTTCAGCTTCTTTGCCACAGCAGAAGCGATCAGCGCTGTGGGTGCGACGCCGGTGTTTGTGGATGTGGATCCACGCACTTACCTGATCGATCTCAATCAAATCACTGCTGCGATCACGCCCTCAACCAAAGCCCTGATCCCCGTGCATTTGTTTGGGCGGCCTGTCGACATGACGCGGTTGATGGCAATCGCCAACGATCACAACCTTGTCGTTGTTGAAGATTGTGCTCAAGCCACCGGGGCGAGTTGGAATGGACGACCCGTCGGCAGCTGGGGCGACATTGGCTGCTTCAGCTTTTTCCCCACCAAAAACCTGGGCGCAGCGGGTGATGCCGGAGCTGTGACCTGCCACGACGCAGCTCTTGCTCAGCGCATGCGCGAGCTGGCGGTGCACGGCATGCCCCGCCGCTACCTGCACACGGAGCTCGGTTACAACAGCCGACTGGATGCCATGCAGGCCGCAGTGCTCAACGTGAAACTGCCCCGGCTGACCCAATGGGTAGAACGCCGCCGGCAGATCGCCCAGCGCTACCGCGAAGCGCTGCAAGATGTGCCAGGCCTGCTCATCCCCGATTCATCCGCTGGCAACGGCCATGGCTGGAATCAGTTTGTGGTGCGTGTCACGGTTTGCCCGGCTGACATCTCCTCCAACCCCAACCATCCCCCCAGTGAGTTCGGATTACCCAGCAGTCATTGCCGCGATTGGTTGAAACAGAGCCTGCAAGAGAAGGGCGTGAGCACGATCATCTACTACCCCATTCCCATCCATTGCCAACCGGCTTACGCCGATCAACATCAAGACACCCGTCTGCCGGTGACCGAACAGCTCTGTAGCGAAGTGCTGAGTTTGCCGATCTTCCCGGAGCTCTCCAGCGAACAGCAGGAACAGGTGATTTCCGTGCTTCGCTCGCTGCTCATCCAAACCGCTCCTCTGGATTCGCAAACCTGCAGCGTTGCGGCCTGA
- a CDS encoding MFS transporter, which produces MEARRSDRLLWVTSLLFVVWLVWVESSFQYFEGSLGSDLRLDSAGVALVAGSFLLPYGLVQVPVGRLIDRGKVELWLLLAALAAACCSLVFASSNSLPGLLLSRIGTGMACAVAFPASAVLARRSLPADRFALAMGFTDGLLGVGAALAAVVPLLLGRSGWRDLVLFQGLSVALMVALPMLLLGGRRRAPAQLPTAEQDMRVQRWTRAGVNRLIQCCLLYAWGLGFVFGMAQYGLLSSLRGWPNSLMEGLTLIMSIGLVVGMVASGALGGRPQQRGGLLLAGTVITLLSLLLLIKTSLPQGVLMLPAFSFGVGIGTSVLAFPIAEASAPPGQTAMTVSIVNTSGTVMGGLMTIVSGLILQASPQGDLSLVLLIYGALALFGVAMASWISFSSEPAAAGAIPSRPDVVPSRDSVKPGE; this is translated from the coding sequence ATGGAAGCAAGACGCAGCGATCGACTGCTCTGGGTCACGAGCCTGTTGTTCGTGGTCTGGCTGGTGTGGGTGGAATCCAGCTTTCAGTATTTCGAGGGTTCCCTGGGATCGGATCTGCGTCTGGATTCGGCAGGGGTGGCGCTGGTGGCCGGCAGCTTTCTGTTGCCCTATGGCCTGGTGCAAGTGCCCGTTGGTCGCCTGATTGACCGGGGCAAGGTCGAGCTTTGGCTGCTGCTGGCTGCATTGGCCGCTGCCTGTTGCAGTCTGGTGTTTGCCAGCAGCAACAGCCTGCCGGGGCTGCTGTTGTCGCGCATCGGCACAGGCATGGCCTGTGCTGTGGCGTTCCCGGCATCGGCGGTGCTCGCACGACGCAGCCTGCCAGCAGATCGCTTCGCTCTGGCGATGGGATTCACCGATGGCCTGTTGGGCGTCGGCGCCGCATTGGCGGCCGTGGTGCCCCTGCTACTGGGTCGCTCCGGCTGGCGTGATCTGGTGTTGTTTCAGGGGCTCTCAGTGGCCCTGATGGTGGCCCTGCCAATGCTTCTGCTCGGAGGCCGCCGGCGCGCGCCGGCTCAGTTGCCAACGGCAGAGCAGGACATGCGTGTGCAGCGCTGGACCAGGGCAGGAGTGAATCGCCTCATTCAGTGCTGCTTGCTCTACGCGTGGGGGCTTGGCTTCGTGTTCGGGATGGCGCAGTACGGCCTGCTCTCAAGCCTGAGGGGCTGGCCCAATTCATTGATGGAAGGTCTCACCCTGATCATGTCGATTGGCCTGGTGGTGGGGATGGTGGCCAGCGGGGCTCTCGGCGGACGCCCTCAGCAACGTGGTGGTCTGCTTCTAGCTGGCACCGTGATCACGCTGCTCTCGTTGTTGCTGCTGATCAAGACCTCGCTGCCGCAGGGGGTTCTGATGCTTCCTGCCTTCAGCTTTGGTGTTGGCATCGGTACGTCCGTGCTGGCCTTCCCGATCGCGGAAGCGTCTGCACCTCCCGGGCAGACGGCGATGACCGTTTCGATCGTCAACACCTCAGGAACAGTGATGGGCGGGCTGATGACGATCGTGTCTGGGTTGATTCTTCAGGCCTCTCCTCAGGGAGACCTGTCGCTGGTGCTGCTGATCTATGGCGCACTTGCCCTGTTTGGCGTTGCGATGGCCAGCTGGATCAGTTTCAGCTCTGAGCCGGCTGCCGCTGGCGCCATTCCTTCCAGGCCAGACGTGGTGCCGTCCAGAGACTCAGTAAAACCAGGGGAGTGA